The following proteins are co-located in the Anomalospiza imberbis isolate Cuckoo-Finch-1a 21T00152 chromosome Z, ASM3175350v1, whole genome shotgun sequence genome:
- the LOC137465362 gene encoding E3 ubiquitin-protein ligase Topors-like translates to MYSLLVEEIAENSNFSPKASTSKLPTDASPDSKCPICLDRFDNVAYLDRCLHRFCFRCVQEWSKNKAECPLCKQPFFSIFHTIRAEDDFKEYILSPLETSSFASPDGQRFRYRTTLTRERHMRSSPSRRMLSPPDNGMLFEGLSSEPTRHRHREIQQMIRRLASRRKASAEGRSLRQIQEEDMINFRRVLYRTGVRIRSIQDGGRYREISAEFFRRNPACLHRLVPWLKRELTVLFGAHGSLINIVQHIIMSNVTRYDLESQAFADDLKPFLLNRTEHFLHEFISFARCPFNLEAYDQHANYDCPAPSYEEGSHSDSSIITISPDVAYPQGPDNSLSVPGLGQAPWDDETPGPSYSISEEVRATIASPLESSESSDEDSASGSQRTKLQTELQANADSNESGSSSDNCVIVGYVKPLAERTPEVVELSSDSEESIEEDKREDVKKQQPVQCHIWSDSEPSRSFSPHSPTYREDVGDCRMYIQCH, encoded by the exons ATGTACAGCTTGCTGGTAGAAG AGATTGCAGAAAACAGCAATTTTTCGCCAAAAGCCAGCACCAGTAAGCTGCCGACAGATGCGTCTCCCGACTCCAAATGCCCCATCTGCCTGGATAGATTTGACAACGTTGCGTATCTAGATCGCTGCTTGCACAGGTTCTGCTTCCGCTGCGTCCAAGAATGgtcaaaaaacaaagcagaatgCCCGCTGTGCAAGCAaccctttttttccattttccatacGATTCGTGCAGAGGATGACTTCAAGGAGTACATACTCAGCCCTTTAGAAACAAGCTCTTTTGCCAGCCCTGATGGCCAGAGGTTTCGTTATCGCACTACCTTAACGAGGGAACGCCACATGCGCAGTTCCCCTTCCCGAAGGATGCTGTCCCCTCCGGATAACGGGATGTTGTTTGAAGGGCTGTCAAGCGAGCCAACGcgacacagacacagagagaTTCAGCAGATGATCAGGAGGCTGGCCTCAAGGAGAAAGGCTAGTGCAGAGGGCAGATCTCTGCGGCAGATTCAGGAGGAGGACATGATCAACTTCCGCAGGGTCCTGTACCGCACCGGCGTGCGCATCCGCAGCATTCAGGACGGCGGCCGATACCGAGAGATTTCGGCAGAGTTCTTCCGCCGCAACCCTGCTTGCCTTCACCGCTTGGTTCCTTGGTTGAAGCGAGAACTTACAGTCCTGTTTGGTGCCCACGGGTCTCTGATCAATATTGTGCAGCACATAATCATGAGTAACGTAACCAGATACGATCTGGAAAGTCAGGCCTTTGCTGATGATTTAAAGCCATTTTTGCTGAATCGGACAGAACACTTCCTGCACGAATTCATCAGTTTTGCTCGCTGTCCTTTTAACTTAGAAGCCTACGATCAACACGCCAATTATGACTGTCCTGCACCATCCTATGAGGAAGGAAGCCACTCCGACTCATCAATTATTACAATATCTCCAGATGTGGCGTACCCGCAAGGGCCTGATAATAGTTTATCTGTACCTGGTCTTGGTCAGGCCCCGTGGGATGATGAAACTCCAGGGCCTTCCTATTCCATTTCAGAAGAGGTTCGTGCAACCATAGCTTCTCCTCTGGAGTCATCAGAAAGTTCTGATGAGGACTCTGCTTCAGGGAGCCAAAGAACCAAGCTGCAGACTGAGTTACAGGCTAATGCTGACTCAAACGAGAGTGGCTCTTCCTCAGACAATTGTGTCATTGTTGGGTACGTTAAGCCGTTAGCTGAGAGGACACCAGAAGTGGTTGAGCTGTCCTCTGACTCTGAGGAGTCCATCGAGGAAGACAAAAGGGAAGATGTCAAGAAACAGCAGCCGGTCCAGTGTCACATCTGGAGTGACAGTGAACCAAGCAGGAGCTTCTCACCACATTCCCCAACATATAGAGAGGATGTAGGAGATTGCAGAATGTATATACAGTGCCATTAA
- the TOPORS gene encoding E3 ubiquitin-protein ligase Topors isoform X1, giving the protein MPSSRWRRRRAPPLPRAALGPESALPLPQGATRVPRERNPSCAPPRQPPPAEQSGGATAATLLAFTPQRPPPPRAPPGAPGQHRQPCRCPARPASTHQAAEPAATPPPAGATSAPPRFRPPEWRQCAEPGCDGDGPGLSPGRSRLISALAGSCSRGNAAADGGPVPAPGGGRPPPPAARGGAAGVSRHRALPDAPQAEGGRGPGPHGKRGPGGGAHPWRLSYPTSCVWSSMNAQQRGTDCAGTEQVQQNLETWKNMASDKESAENSNFSPKASTSKLPTDASPDSKCPICLDRFDNVAYLDRCLHRFCFRCIQEWSKNKAECPLCKQPFFSIFHTIRAEDDFKEYILSLLETSSFASPDGRRFRYRTTLTRERRMRSSPSRRMLSPPDNGMLFEGLSSEPTRHRHREIQQMIRRLASRRKASAEGRSLRQIQEEDMISFRRALYRTGVRIRSIQDGGRYREISAEFFRRNPACLHRLVPWLKRELTVLFGAHGSLINIVQHIIMSNVTRYDLESQAFADDLKPFLLNRTEHFLHEFISFARCPFNLEAYDQHANYDCPAPSYEEGSHSDSSIITISPDVAYPQGPDNSLSVPGLGQAPWDDETPGPSYSISEEVRATIASPLESSESSDEDSASGSQRTKLQTELQANADSNESGSSSDNCVIVGYVKPLAERTPEVVELSSDSEESIEEDKREDVKKQQPVQCHIWSDSEPSRSFSPHSPTYREDVGSCRSCLSPAVEKMESKVDEKNKCKRKDLPPHDLNWSPSPGSDTVCSPWNHRLSKKGKSKSPQSCSRDSRGSHGHRSRREHRSKSQLKRRRSRSRDSSNHRNKRNSRRSRAHDTRASLKSQRGSLSGESSLSREVSRSRSRSKGHSKRRSRSRDSDRYYVRDSSQSRHQWGSAFCSRKVFGDSYESSSRRRTRSNTLYSRQSASPDYRIRSFIERTDLHSQRGLHERHYYCYERCRSRSRSSNRSRTPSGGTDRMKSEKPGGKRKYKTRHLENAFMDSTSLERENESKKTSSKFGDCCKNEDSLSDNRASSETKRKKRKKKMRSPSVEIVYEGKATDTTKHLKKKKKKHKKKHRKHHTSNSVHSSPVVITIDSDSSKEPESTEWDSSITWTGTTQINERENESPSSFLRRTGCEETGGVDKKYGIPATRENSDGCIRNADVKLQETAADQSLTAVNTISNSSHTETVTSYVQEAPAAPSSQLPSPRTSFLECPEREPLILRLPKRLVNRSSWFDFPEEKM; this is encoded by the exons ATGCCAAGCTCCCGCTGGCGTCGCCGGCGGGCTCCGCCATTGCCTAGGGCAGCCCTGGGTCCGGAGTCGGCACTCCCGCTGCCGCAGGGCGCCACCCGCGTCCCTAGAGAACGAAACCCCAGCTGCGCACCACCACGGCAGCCACCACCTGCGGAACAAAGCGGCGGCGCCACCGCCGCAACTCTCCTCGCTTTTACTCCCcagcggccgccgccgccacgAGCTCCTCCCGGGGCACCGGGGCAGCACCGCCAGCCCTGCCGctgccccgcccgccccgccagCACTCACCAGGCGGCGGAGCCTGCCGCAACCCCACCGCCCGCCGGCGCCACCTCGGCCCCTCCCCGCTTCCGCCCCCCGGAATGGCGTCAATGCGCGGAGCCCGGATGTGACGGCGACGGCCCCGGCCTCTCTCCCGGCAGATCCCGGCTCATCTCCGCGCTCGCGGGCAGCTGTTCCCGTGGCAACGCCGCCGCCGATGGCGGACCCGTCCCGGCGCCTGGCGGAgggcgcccgccgccgccggccgccAGGGGAGGAGCGGCGGGAGTCTCCCGGCACCGGGCGCTGCCGGACGCGCCACAGGCTGAAGGCGGCCGCGGCCCTGGCCCGCACGGGAAGCGAGGGCCCGGCGGCG GAGCACATCCCTGGAGATTGTCTTATCCAACAAGCTGTGTGTGGTCCAGCATGAATGCCCAGCAAAGAGGGACAGACTGTGCAGGAACAGAACAGGTCCAGCAGAACTTGGAAACTTGGAAG AACATGGCATCAGATAAGGAGTCTGCAGAAAACAGCAATTTTTCACCAAAAGCCAGCACCAGTAAGCTGCCGACAGATGCGTCTCCCGACTCCAAATGCCCCATCTGCCTGGATAGATTTGACAACGTTGCATATCTAGATCGCTGCTTGCACAGGTTCTGCTTCCGCTGCATCCAAGAATGgtcaaaaaacaaagcagaatgCCCGCTGTGCAAGCAaccctttttttccattttccatacGATTCGTGCAGAAGATGACTTCAAGGAGTACATACTCAGCCTTTTAGAAACAAGCTCTTTTGCCAGCCCTGATGGCCGGAGGTTTCGTTATCGCACTACCTTAACGAGGGAACGCCGCATGCGCAGTTCCCCTTCCCGAAGGATGCTGTCCCCTCCGGATAACGGGATGTTGTTTGAAGGGCTGTCAAGCGAGCCAACGcgacacagacacagagagaTTCAGCAGATGATCAGGAGGCTGGCCTCAAGGAGAAAGGCTAGCGCAGAGGGCAGATCTCTGCGGCAGATTCAGGAGGAGGACATGATCAGCTTCCGCAGGGCCCTGTACCGCACCGGCGTGCGCATCCGCAGCATTCAGGACGGCGGCCGATACCGAGAGATTTCGGCAGAGTTCTTCCGCCGCAACCCTGCTTGCCTTCACCGCTTGGTTCCTTGGTTGAAGCGAGAACTTACAGTCCTGTTTGGTGCTCACGGGTCTCTGATCAATATTGTGCAGCACATAATCATGAGTAACGTAACCAGATACGATCTGGAAAGTCAGGCCTTTGCTGATGATTTAAAGCCATTTTTGCTGAATCGGACAGAACACTTCCTGCACGAATTCATCAGTTTTGCTCGCTGTCCTTTTAACTTAGAAGCCTACGATCAACATGCCAATTATGACTGTCCTGCACCATCCTATGAGGAAGGAAGCCACTCTGACTCATCAATTATTACAATATCTCCAGACGTGGCGTACCCGCAAGGGCCTGATAATAGTTTATCTGTACCTGGTCTTGGTCAGGCCCCGTGGGATGATGAAACTCCAGGGCCTTCCTATTCCATTTCAGAAGAGGTTCGTGCAACCATAGCTTCTCCTCTGGAGTCATCAGAAAGTTCTGATGAGGACTCTGCTTCAGGGAGCCAAAGAACCAAGCTGCAGACTGAGTTACAGGCTAATGCTGACTCAAACGAGAGTGGCTCTTCCTCAGACAATTGTGTCATTGTTGGGTACGTTAAGCCGTTAGCTGAGAGGACACCAGAAGTGGTTGAGCTGTCCTCTGACTCTGAGGAGTCCATCGAGGAAGACAAAAGGGAAGATGTCAAGAAACAGCAGCCGGTCCAGTGTCACATCTGGAGTGACAGTGAACCAAGCAGGAGCTTCTCACCACATTCCCCAACATATAGAGAGGATGTAGGAAGTTGTAGAAGCTGTTTATCTCCTGCAGTTGAGAAGATGGAATCAAAAGTGGATGAGAAGAAcaaatgtaaaagaaaagatCTGCCTCCACATGACTTGAATTGGAGCCCCTCTCCAGGGAGTGACACAGTATGCTCTCCTTGGAATCACAGATTGTCTAAAAAGGGAAAGTCTAAAAGCCCACAGTCCTGTTCACGGGACAGTCGAGGCAGTCATGGCCATCGGTCTAGAAGGGAGCACCGCAGCAAAAGCCAACTTAAAAGGAGACGATCGAGAAGCAGAGATAGTAGCAATCATAGGAATAAAAGAAACAGCAGAAGGTCAAGGGCTCATGACACCAGAGCGTCTCTGAAAAGCCAGAGGGGCTCTCTAAGTGGTGAGAGCTCTCTATCCAGAGAAGTGAGCAGATCACGTTCACGCAGCAAAGGCCACAGTAAAAGGAGATCAAGAAGTAGAGACAGTGATCGCTATTATGTAAGAGACAGTTCTCAAAGTAGACACCAGTGGGGTTCTGCTTTCTGTAGTCGAAAGGTGTTTGGAGACAGCTATGAATCCTCCAGTAGAAGGAGGACTCGGTCTAACACTCTATACTCGCGGCAATCTGCTAGTCCAGATTACAGGATACGATCATTTATTGAGAGGACAGATCTGCATAGCCAGAGGGGACTCCATGAGAGACACTATTACTGTTACGAAAGATGCAGGTCAAGGAGTCGGTCAAGCAACAGATCAAGGACTCCTTCTGGAGGAACTGACAGAATGAAAAGTGAAAAGCCTGGTGGAAAAAGGAAGTACAAAACTCGCCACCTGGAGAATGCATTCATGGATAGCACAAGtctagaaagagaaaatgagtcCAAGAAAACTTCCTCAAAATTTGGTGACTGCTGCAAAAATGAGGATAGCCTGTCAGACAACCGTGCAAGCAGTGAGACAAAGCgtaagaaaaggaagaagaaaatgaggaGTCCAAGTGTGGAGATAGTCTATGAAGGAAAAGCAACAGACACAACTAAgcatcttaaaaagaaaaagaaaaagcataagAAGAAACACCGGAAACATCACACAAGTAACTCAGTACATTCTTCTCCAGTGGTGATTACAATTGATAGTGATAGTAGCAAGGAGCCAGAAAGTACTGAATGGGACAGCAGTATTACATGGACAGGCACAACTCAAATAAATGAGAGGGAAAATGAGTCTCCATCTTCTTTTCTGAGGAGGACAGGATGTGAGGAAACTGGAGGAGTAGACAAAAAGTATGGTATACCTGCCACAAGGGAAAACTCAGATGGTTGCATTAGAAATGCTGATGTCAAACTTCAAGAAACAGCAGCTGATCAGAGTCTTACCGCAGTGAATACCATCAGTAACTCCTCTCACACTGAAACTGTAACCAGTTATGTTCAGGAAGCACCAGCAGCGCCTTCCAGTCAACTGCCTTCCCCCAGGACTTCCTTCCTAGAGTGTCCAGAGAGAGAACCATTGATACTGAGACTGCCAAAGAGACTTGTCAACAGATCCTCATGGTTTGATTTCCCAGAAGAAAAAATGTAG
- the TOPORS gene encoding E3 ubiquitin-protein ligase Topors isoform X2 — translation MLYVFPLSYVLFMFYLPNQPHCFPSLRRTPLHPRRQCQAPAGVAGGLRHCLGQPWVRSRHSRCRRAPPASLENETPAAHHHGSHHLRNKAAAPPPQLSSLLLPSGRRRHELLPGHRGSTASPAAAPPAPPALTRRRSLPQPHRPPAPPRPLPASAPRNGVNARSPDVTATAPASLPADPGSSPRSRAAVPVATPPPMADPSRRLAEGARRRRPPGEERRESPGTGRCRTRHRLKAAAALARTGSEGPAANMASDKESAENSNFSPKASTSKLPTDASPDSKCPICLDRFDNVAYLDRCLHRFCFRCIQEWSKNKAECPLCKQPFFSIFHTIRAEDDFKEYILSLLETSSFASPDGRRFRYRTTLTRERRMRSSPSRRMLSPPDNGMLFEGLSSEPTRHRHREIQQMIRRLASRRKASAEGRSLRQIQEEDMISFRRALYRTGVRIRSIQDGGRYREISAEFFRRNPACLHRLVPWLKRELTVLFGAHGSLINIVQHIIMSNVTRYDLESQAFADDLKPFLLNRTEHFLHEFISFARCPFNLEAYDQHANYDCPAPSYEEGSHSDSSIITISPDVAYPQGPDNSLSVPGLGQAPWDDETPGPSYSISEEVRATIASPLESSESSDEDSASGSQRTKLQTELQANADSNESGSSSDNCVIVGYVKPLAERTPEVVELSSDSEESIEEDKREDVKKQQPVQCHIWSDSEPSRSFSPHSPTYREDVGSCRSCLSPAVEKMESKVDEKNKCKRKDLPPHDLNWSPSPGSDTVCSPWNHRLSKKGKSKSPQSCSRDSRGSHGHRSRREHRSKSQLKRRRSRSRDSSNHRNKRNSRRSRAHDTRASLKSQRGSLSGESSLSREVSRSRSRSKGHSKRRSRSRDSDRYYVRDSSQSRHQWGSAFCSRKVFGDSYESSSRRRTRSNTLYSRQSASPDYRIRSFIERTDLHSQRGLHERHYYCYERCRSRSRSSNRSRTPSGGTDRMKSEKPGGKRKYKTRHLENAFMDSTSLERENESKKTSSKFGDCCKNEDSLSDNRASSETKRKKRKKKMRSPSVEIVYEGKATDTTKHLKKKKKKHKKKHRKHHTSNSVHSSPVVITIDSDSSKEPESTEWDSSITWTGTTQINERENESPSSFLRRTGCEETGGVDKKYGIPATRENSDGCIRNADVKLQETAADQSLTAVNTISNSSHTETVTSYVQEAPAAPSSQLPSPRTSFLECPEREPLILRLPKRLVNRSSWFDFPEEKM, via the exons ATGCTTTATGTATTTCCTCTTTCCTACGTgctatttatgttttatttgcCCAACCAACCACACTGCTTCCCCAGCCTTCGACGGACTCCTCTGCACCCTCGGAGACAATGCCAAGCTCCCGCTGGCGTCGCCGGCGGGCTCCGCCATTGCCTAGGGCAGCCCTGGGTCCGGAGTCGGCACTCCCGCTGCCGCAGGGCGCCACCCGCGTCCCTAGAGAACGAAACCCCAGCTGCGCACCACCACGGCAGCCACCACCTGCGGAACAAAGCGGCGGCGCCACCGCCGCAACTCTCCTCGCTTTTACTCCCcagcggccgccgccgccacgAGCTCCTCCCGGGGCACCGGGGCAGCACCGCCAGCCCTGCCGctgccccgcccgccccgccagCACTCACCAGGCGGCGGAGCCTGCCGCAACCCCACCGCCCGCCGGCGCCACCTCGGCCCCTCCCCGCTTCCGCCCCCCGGAATGGCGTCAATGCGCGGAGCCCGGATGTGACGGCGACGGCCCCGGCCTCTCTCCCGGCAGATCCCGGCTCATCTCCGCGCTCGCGGGCAGCTGTTCCCGTGGCAACGCCGCCGCCGATGGCGGACCCGTCCCGGCGCCTGGCGGAgggcgcccgccgccgccggccgccAGGGGAGGAGCGGCGGGAGTCTCCCGGCACCGGGCGCTGCCGGACGCGCCACAGGCTGAAGGCGGCCGCGGCCCTGGCCCGCACGGGAAGCGAGGGCCCGGCGGCG AACATGGCATCAGATAAGGAGTCTGCAGAAAACAGCAATTTTTCACCAAAAGCCAGCACCAGTAAGCTGCCGACAGATGCGTCTCCCGACTCCAAATGCCCCATCTGCCTGGATAGATTTGACAACGTTGCATATCTAGATCGCTGCTTGCACAGGTTCTGCTTCCGCTGCATCCAAGAATGgtcaaaaaacaaagcagaatgCCCGCTGTGCAAGCAaccctttttttccattttccatacGATTCGTGCAGAAGATGACTTCAAGGAGTACATACTCAGCCTTTTAGAAACAAGCTCTTTTGCCAGCCCTGATGGCCGGAGGTTTCGTTATCGCACTACCTTAACGAGGGAACGCCGCATGCGCAGTTCCCCTTCCCGAAGGATGCTGTCCCCTCCGGATAACGGGATGTTGTTTGAAGGGCTGTCAAGCGAGCCAACGcgacacagacacagagagaTTCAGCAGATGATCAGGAGGCTGGCCTCAAGGAGAAAGGCTAGCGCAGAGGGCAGATCTCTGCGGCAGATTCAGGAGGAGGACATGATCAGCTTCCGCAGGGCCCTGTACCGCACCGGCGTGCGCATCCGCAGCATTCAGGACGGCGGCCGATACCGAGAGATTTCGGCAGAGTTCTTCCGCCGCAACCCTGCTTGCCTTCACCGCTTGGTTCCTTGGTTGAAGCGAGAACTTACAGTCCTGTTTGGTGCTCACGGGTCTCTGATCAATATTGTGCAGCACATAATCATGAGTAACGTAACCAGATACGATCTGGAAAGTCAGGCCTTTGCTGATGATTTAAAGCCATTTTTGCTGAATCGGACAGAACACTTCCTGCACGAATTCATCAGTTTTGCTCGCTGTCCTTTTAACTTAGAAGCCTACGATCAACATGCCAATTATGACTGTCCTGCACCATCCTATGAGGAAGGAAGCCACTCTGACTCATCAATTATTACAATATCTCCAGACGTGGCGTACCCGCAAGGGCCTGATAATAGTTTATCTGTACCTGGTCTTGGTCAGGCCCCGTGGGATGATGAAACTCCAGGGCCTTCCTATTCCATTTCAGAAGAGGTTCGTGCAACCATAGCTTCTCCTCTGGAGTCATCAGAAAGTTCTGATGAGGACTCTGCTTCAGGGAGCCAAAGAACCAAGCTGCAGACTGAGTTACAGGCTAATGCTGACTCAAACGAGAGTGGCTCTTCCTCAGACAATTGTGTCATTGTTGGGTACGTTAAGCCGTTAGCTGAGAGGACACCAGAAGTGGTTGAGCTGTCCTCTGACTCTGAGGAGTCCATCGAGGAAGACAAAAGGGAAGATGTCAAGAAACAGCAGCCGGTCCAGTGTCACATCTGGAGTGACAGTGAACCAAGCAGGAGCTTCTCACCACATTCCCCAACATATAGAGAGGATGTAGGAAGTTGTAGAAGCTGTTTATCTCCTGCAGTTGAGAAGATGGAATCAAAAGTGGATGAGAAGAAcaaatgtaaaagaaaagatCTGCCTCCACATGACTTGAATTGGAGCCCCTCTCCAGGGAGTGACACAGTATGCTCTCCTTGGAATCACAGATTGTCTAAAAAGGGAAAGTCTAAAAGCCCACAGTCCTGTTCACGGGACAGTCGAGGCAGTCATGGCCATCGGTCTAGAAGGGAGCACCGCAGCAAAAGCCAACTTAAAAGGAGACGATCGAGAAGCAGAGATAGTAGCAATCATAGGAATAAAAGAAACAGCAGAAGGTCAAGGGCTCATGACACCAGAGCGTCTCTGAAAAGCCAGAGGGGCTCTCTAAGTGGTGAGAGCTCTCTATCCAGAGAAGTGAGCAGATCACGTTCACGCAGCAAAGGCCACAGTAAAAGGAGATCAAGAAGTAGAGACAGTGATCGCTATTATGTAAGAGACAGTTCTCAAAGTAGACACCAGTGGGGTTCTGCTTTCTGTAGTCGAAAGGTGTTTGGAGACAGCTATGAATCCTCCAGTAGAAGGAGGACTCGGTCTAACACTCTATACTCGCGGCAATCTGCTAGTCCAGATTACAGGATACGATCATTTATTGAGAGGACAGATCTGCATAGCCAGAGGGGACTCCATGAGAGACACTATTACTGTTACGAAAGATGCAGGTCAAGGAGTCGGTCAAGCAACAGATCAAGGACTCCTTCTGGAGGAACTGACAGAATGAAAAGTGAAAAGCCTGGTGGAAAAAGGAAGTACAAAACTCGCCACCTGGAGAATGCATTCATGGATAGCACAAGtctagaaagagaaaatgagtcCAAGAAAACTTCCTCAAAATTTGGTGACTGCTGCAAAAATGAGGATAGCCTGTCAGACAACCGTGCAAGCAGTGAGACAAAGCgtaagaaaaggaagaagaaaatgaggaGTCCAAGTGTGGAGATAGTCTATGAAGGAAAAGCAACAGACACAACTAAgcatcttaaaaagaaaaagaaaaagcataagAAGAAACACCGGAAACATCACACAAGTAACTCAGTACATTCTTCTCCAGTGGTGATTACAATTGATAGTGATAGTAGCAAGGAGCCAGAAAGTACTGAATGGGACAGCAGTATTACATGGACAGGCACAACTCAAATAAATGAGAGGGAAAATGAGTCTCCATCTTCTTTTCTGAGGAGGACAGGATGTGAGGAAACTGGAGGAGTAGACAAAAAGTATGGTATACCTGCCACAAGGGAAAACTCAGATGGTTGCATTAGAAATGCTGATGTCAAACTTCAAGAAACAGCAGCTGATCAGAGTCTTACCGCAGTGAATACCATCAGTAACTCCTCTCACACTGAAACTGTAACCAGTTATGTTCAGGAAGCACCAGCAGCGCCTTCCAGTCAACTGCCTTCCCCCAGGACTTCCTTCCTAGAGTGTCCAGAGAGAGAACCATTGATACTGAGACTGCCAAAGAGACTTGTCAACAGATCCTCATGGTTTGATTTCCCAGAAGAAAAAATGTAG